AACTACTATTATTGTTCTCGATCTCgttttatttggaaaaaaaattgagattgaaCATAATACCTATTTTATCCTGATATTATAATAGCATTAACTTTTCCTTCTATTGTTCTCAAGGTTGCATTGAAAGTACCAGTAATTGTTCGTCTGGAAGGCACCAATGTTGATCaaggaaaaagaattttgaagGTAAATGTTagatttgtttattataatataatgaaaagtgTTGTTGAAGAGTTGCTtagtatgttttttattatcaattgttcaACAGGAAAGTGGTATGGCATTAATAACTGCTGAAGATTTAGATGATGCTGCCCAAAAAGCAGTTAAAGCTGCTTACAAATGAAGAGTTGCTTCtctttagatttaaaattcgGTTTAGTTATAACATTATTCTTCGTGTTAAAACATTGAAGAGAAAGGGATTGATGCAAGGAAAGCCTTGGTAATTTCTTTTTGGCTGCACTGCTTATCAAAGAGTTTCCAAATAAGTTATTGATTTCCAACTTTTGTAGTTCGTGTGGGTTGATGCACGTGGATTACTTTTTGGCTTCTCTCACAATTCAAGATACTGGTCCCTTCCTTTCTGATTTTTCCTGGTTGAATTCTCTTTACTCTATATTATGGATATAACATGGAAAATACTTGTTTATCTGTTCGACATGGTCGTTCATTAAGAGGCCAAAACCTGTTTCCAAATCGAGGTTATTCAATTTTGGATGTTTAATGATAAATGTCTTTCTTATGTTCTGTTGGCTCAAAATTAAATCACCAGAAATAAGAACAAAAGGAATTGTAGTAACGTAAAATATGACCAATTCTAACATAAAAATGTAGGATGCGGCATAATGCAAGTCACACTTTCAAGGATATTAATTCTAAAACAAATAGGGTAGGGATTGTTGTCAAATCAAGCCAAAATCGAAAcatagaaaattgaaaaaaaacatacttcagtaaaaaattttaaatcatgtgATAATATTAGACATTATTCACAGTAGACACAATTATGTTTTGTATACATCTATGTTAATTCAAATCAAGTTAGCGAAGGGTGTAAATAGACAGTTGTTTCACTCACTTTTGGTCCTTTCATAAtccaattcaattaattaaatatattaaaaaacaggATTCAATAAAGTTCTTAAATCTGACAACGAGAGTTTTCAAAACCACGACTACAATCTTGTCATCTGTTTGCAAGTAAACGTTTAAGATTTTGGTAAGATTATTTGACACTCATTGTAGAACTTGGGTAAAATGTTTCTCAGCCTCACCTCCCCATGGTCATCACCCGAAGGTTTGACCTACTCTCCTACAAGATGGAAGTCAACCAAGTGGCGACCCTCCACCAACAAGTGAAAATGCTCATACAACATgacaaacaacacaaacaacatGACATTGAGCTTGAAGTCTTACAAACCAACAACAAGTTGACTTGTAAGAGCTTTAGCAAAGACTGACCAACTTCAAGAATGAGAAGTCATCTCTTCAACCTCATCATGACCCTTAGAATTATCATACAAGACATAGCTTGCCAACTCGGCGAGATTCAAGTGGGAGTCGGGACTGCTCCCCTCAACACCGAGCTCAAGGAGATTGGAGCAGGTTGGCCAAACATAGAAGGAACCTGAGGATGCTCTTGCCAGTTTGACTACAATCGACGGTGGAGTCGAAGACACAAAAGAAAGTCACCTAATGTAGGACGAAGGAAAATTACGGATGCTCTTTCCAACCCAAACAGGAGTTTGACATGCACATGTAACCAAGATGCATAATTAGTGAAGTCCCAAGATTCCACAAGGCACCCTGATAGGCAGAGATAGGTTGACATGAGTGTCGAGTTGCTCGGGTACACACTAGAGATTTTTGAAATAGGACCGACCATGTCAGGAATTTCCATCCTTTCACCATGAAGTGGCTCGTTCCCAGATCCCCAAGGGAATAGTCATCAATACTCGAAAGTACGAAAAAAAATCGATTCGGCCACACACCTAAAGGTTTATGAAATCTAGGTTAGCATTAATACTCATGATGAACGAATTTTTTATAGGCTGTTTCCAACAACTTTGGACAAACTGTAAAGGATAACCTCAATTGAGATGCTTGACATGACGAGGATAACCTCAACCATAAAGCTCAGCTTGTAAAGATAATGTTGGGTATGAAGCTTGACCTACAAAGGATTAGCTTGACCGCGAAGCTCGACTCGGCCTGCAAAGGCTAAGCTTGATCGTGAAGCGTGACTTGTAAAGGATAAGCTTGGTCGTGAAGCTCGACCTTCATAGGGTGACCTTGACTACATAACTCAACTTTTAGAGGATAAGACTAGccacaaaataatattagtagTTAGTCACATCCAAATTTAGATcgactaaaatataaaagtcaTGCCATAAGATAGAAAGAAACTACTACAAATGTTGCTAATCATACTAGAAAGTGTAAAATAGTTAAACTTATCTACATGTTAAAAATTGCTAACGTTGCAAAGTAAGGAACCATCGTAAGAAGTTGATACTAACCTTCTCATGCTAGGTTAGGCCAAAGCATGAAGAGATGTATGTTATGGTGATGATGAAGGTGCGAAAGCAATGGCGTAAATGGGGAAGGATGCTCTCTATTTTGGTGATTTGGTGATATTGGAATGGTGTTTGATGGTGCTCTTAGAATGGTTAGGCTCTAGTCTTgactttagaaaataatataatgactCAATATTTtggcagcatttcattactAATCTCCAAGTAGGTTTATAAGGGGGAGATACCTCTATTTATAAATGAAGGTGTCTCCAAAGTAGATCAAAACCCAAAATGTCATCTTGCACCAAATCCTAAAAATCCTATCTTGGTGAAGGAGAACTTGACATAAGACAGTCTAACTTTTAGAAAAACTCTTCACTCCTAGAGTGTCATATGGAGAAACCACTTTAACAAAATTTCCCTACTACGAAAATGATATATGACCACAACCTTTGTAAGAAAAATCTCCATTAGGAGCTTTCCATGTGGAAAGCCACTTTAACAAAAGTTCCCTACTAGGAAAATGACACATGACCACTACCTTTGTTAGAAAACTCTCCACTGAGAGCTTGCGATGTGGAAAACCACTTTAGCAAAAGTTCCTTGCTAAGAAAATGACGAATGACCACTACCTTTGTAAGAAAACTCTTCACCAAGAGCTTGCCATGTGGCTGCCATGTCTCGTGCGGGACACCTTCCACTAAGCTAGGGTTACAAAACTAATCACCCAAGATTAACTTAAGCTAGGTGCAAATATTGCCCTACAACTTAAGCAAGATTGTTCAAAAACCCTACAATACCCGGCTCTTAATACAAGACTTgcgttagatatattatctttatcttatctttatattttatctttaattagttttttattatttcttatttgtattttaggcttagccaatttttcttttattgtaaataaagaCGTTATATGTATATTCAACAAAAGGAAGATTAATTCCACATAtattttttcactatattcaacatgatATCATAATCTAAGGTTCTTTGGAAAAATGTATGTTGCCCCTGCTCACTAGAATCGTCGCCGTTAGAGCCATTGTCGCCGTCGTTGTCACTGCCGCCACCACTATCACTGTTGTTGTCACGGTCACCATCGTCAGAATATCAGTTTCAGTCAGCAACCACTCTTTTGCTCGTCTCGACCAAGCGACCACAACACCGACGATATCGTTATCATCAAAGTCTAGATACACTCTCACGATTGTAGTTCTCTTCTGTCATACTTTATAGTCTATCATGGCTGCATGAGTGCCATTGTCTTCAATGCTTACCACCTTTGTTAGACTTGTCTTGACATCCTCTCCTTAGATCTAACATGGTTATGTTGATTGGGCCTCTTTATGGTTTTAGGTATTTACTGTCTCTTGCTCGTTCATGGCTTCTGACCTCTTTTGTGTAACCAATACATCTAACCCTATTACCAGTACCTCTGACTCGTCCATATATACTAACTATGACAATGTGCATTTATCTATTGATAAGTTAGATGACACTTATTAAGCGACTTGGGAATCAAACATTAAACTTTGGCTTAAGAGTCAGGAGTATGTGGATCATATTACTCAAAACATTATATCTATTGATTCTGTCACGGTTACCCGTTGATTGAATATTGATGCTCAGTTATGCATTATTCTCAATGATACCCTTCACtattctttaaaacaaatttttcgtTCCTACGAAACATGTGTTGAAATCGGGGAACACACCAAATTATTATACGCTAATGATACTCAACGTCTTTATGGTGTTTATCATGATCTTTTCAACATTTTCGCTCCTCAACATCAAGACTCTATGATTGATTATATGGgtaaaattcaaattctttttcatgaatttaatgGATTGTTGCCTCCTGCCTCTACTGAGGCCCAAGAAATAGAGCAACCATCAAAGTTCTTCATGTTATTGGCATTGCACGACCTTGCTGATGAATATTCTCATATCCGTGATCAAATTTTGGGTTACCTGTTTTTCTCACTTTGACTTCTACTGGTTCCACTTTTTTGTGTGTACCTAGTAAACTCATCAATGATATACTTGTTTCTTCTATTTTGGCATCTCAACATCATGATCACAATCACTTTCGCAAGCCGGGAAAAGGACGTATCAAGTGTGACCATTGTGGCAAGCTAGGAGACAAGATCGACAGGTAGATCTGCTACTGTTGTTCAGATTGCTCCTCCCTCACAATCACTTACTAGGGATCCTCCTTCATCCAATATTACATGtgactttgttatttttaataaatttctaaaatggTATAAGGATCAACAACCTTTTAGTTCCATTGTATTTGTAGCACATGCAGGTACATCTTTTATTTGTCTGACTCCATCTTCTTCTCTTGGCTCTTGGGTTCTTGACTCAAAAGCCACAAATCACATTATTGGTAACAAATATCTATTTTCCTCTTTGTCCTATTTGAATTCTTTACCCTTTGTGACTGTTAACATTTTTCCTTTGTTAGGCATTGATAATGTTTTGTATGTCTCCGAGTCTTCTTTTAACATATGGATCATAATACTAAACTTATACTAAAACAGGAGAACCTATGTCAAATCTTGAGAAATATAGAAGACTagttggaaaattgaattattttacaattactTGTCTTGACATTTCTTATGCGATTAATGTGGTAAGCCAATTCTTTAATTTCCTGTGTGAAAATCATTGAAAACCATTatacaaattgtttttttatgtgaaagTCTTTTTTATGAGATCTAAGAGTTAGATGTATCTCAATGAAATAAGCTAACAATGttgtaattaatattgaattttaaaattttaatttaaactaactatgtttattttttttaatacatatacatatattaaattaaagaaataaaagaacttAACTACttctcatttttaaaatttaaacaacgCAAACATTACTTATTTTCTACTCTTCTTTCTACTtatctccttttctttcttttcttttccggTGTTCATACATGCTCTTTTGTTTCTCATTAAGAGTAAACTATATCCTAATACATGGAAAGCAGTAGTTTCTTCTAAGAAGGCAAGGTACTTTGTAAGATTAAAACTGTTGAATTAGTTAACAAGAAAGTGGATgttgagaaatataaaaaagatgtGCTACGtggaataatattaaatattatttaatatctaattaaatttataaccTGGTTTTGccaataatatatattctatCTGGACTGTAACTTCTTACTCCTATAGTCGCGTAAGATTATACATGAAGATATCATCCTTCAAGAGACTAGATAATCATAGTTTGTGGCTTTGTAGTTTCTTAATTAGATTATGCACATAATACGTATCTGTTGAAAAATATAATCTAAGGGTATAAGATATTACTactttcttttttgtaaaatgGAAATAAGGCAATTCCCATGAATTTAGGAATGAGCTATTTTCCATTGAGGAGGACTTAGTTTTTTGTAGAAATGAGTTGGTAAAGGGATCTTAATTTTAGCATATATTGAAATTGGATTTCCTTAAATATGGTTTTGTATAAGGCCTGATTGTCACAGCTGAAATATCGATTAGCTTCTGGCTTTGATTGTAGGGAAAAACGAACGAACCAAAAATGCAAGGAAGATGAGAAATGTTAGTTAGATAGAGCCCTTTTCAGAGCATTGGCATCTTCATGAGAGTTTTGTCAAAAACTGCCTAAAGTTTTTGAACCATTACCATTCTCTTTCTTGAAACAGCAAAAGAAGCAGAAAGCCATATTTGCACACACTGAGAAGAAACCAAAAACACATCGTTTCTTCAATTCCATCACATTATAATTGCTGAATCTTCTTCAACAATGTTGGTTTCTCATCTTCCAGATTTTACTTGAGGTTAACTATTTCCAAAAGATAATTCAAACGCATCAAATTTTGTTCACTTGAGCATGTCCGGCGGCAAGGTCAAGGGCATTCTTAAAGGCTTTAGATACTTTACTCAAATATTTGGTAAGCATTATTTCCAATGCCTTTTTGTTACCATAAtacattctttttctcttaaaaaaaaatttacattacagagagtgaaaaagaacaagatattCAGATCGGATTTCCCACAGATGTAAAGCACGTGGCTCATATAGGGTGGGATGGACCCTCTGTAAATTCTCCCAGCTGGGTAATTatcaattttcttataaatattttagggtttggtttggtttgttTGAGGGCTTCTTCTGTATGTTTTTCAGATGAACGAGTTTAAAACTTCTCCTACTGTAGATGTCCATAATAAAGGTCTAGAAAATGGAGCGAAACGAGTTGCCGAAGgtaatacatttattatttaatccagtattattattaatattattattctgaGTGGCTAAAAATGTTTGCACACAGAATCAAGGAGAAAAAATCTTCGAGGGTCGTCAGATTTACCAAAGGCATCTAAAAGACAGTCAACGGGTGTTACGGATTCTCCGTCACGAGAAAAGACAAGCAAACCGCGAACGAGGAAAACATCGCACAAGAACAAAGATGAGATCGCCCACTCACCCCGAATACCCGAATACCCGGATCCATTTCAACTACCTCCATCCCTACCCTCACccgataataataatattcctAAAAAGTCTCGTCGCCATAAGACAAAGGATAATTCTGGTGGCGTCCCATCCAAATTGAGAACCAAAGCCCATTCTGGTTCGGATCCTGGATCCCCGGCCCAACCCAAGTCTAGGAACACCCATACCACCTTTGATGAAACTGAACACGATCTTTTGCTCTAATGTAATGTTGCCCTATTAGTTTAGTGTTGTGCATAGATAACTAACTCTTGAAACCAGAAcccatttttatatttcttattattactattattatttccttcctttcttcctttttggcCTTCTCTATTGTATTATCACTCTTTCCTCATATCATATGTAATCATTCTGGTTTCCACTACTTTTTCTGTTTCAAACGCATCATTAAATGTAACATCgattaattaggtttaattattaACTTCCTATTTATAAGGAAaattaaacagaaaaatatgCAATGTCAATTCAATAAATGATTGATTCCTATATATTAAACTTTGAGTCCCCATAACTCATATTTCCACTTTACAAGGTCAGAAAAAAACATGTGGTTTTGTTGTTTACTGgtaaaaaagagacaaaaaaagaCAAAACCCATTCTCTACAGTTAGGAAGCAACGGAAAACATCCTCAAAATCCCTTGAAGACAAGCACCACAGCAGCTAAAGTAGGAAGACCAACCAAGAAGGAAAGGGAATCAAAGCACAGCAGAAAAGAAGCCCCACTGAAAACGACAGCATCAGGAACATCAGTTTTCTTGCAGGCTTTGAGTTGACCCAATCCACCATCATCACCACTTTCACAACCCATTATATTCTCCAAACATAGCCCTCTGTTCCCTCCCACCTTCAGCTTCAGCTTTTGTCCTACTCTTCTTGACAATCTCACTCTCCCACTCAAATTGTTGTTCTCCAAGTTTATCTCACCACCATACTCCAAAAGCCCAAAAGGCACAGGCCCGTCAAGGTTATTGTTATCAAGCCCAAGATAAGacaagtttttcaaatataCCCCCATTGAAACAGGGATGCTACCCACCAGACCCATCTCCGAAAGCCCTAATCTTTCAACACCCCCCATATTTTCCCATATTTCCGGAATCGCCCCGGAGAGAGGATTCCCATTCAGATACACTTCCTTCAACGTTGGGACCTCCCCCAGAAACAAAGGCACGCCGAAACTGCCGAAACGGTTGAAGCTTAAATCCAAAAACTCCAAACTCTGCAACCCTCTTAAACTCTCCGGGATTCTGCAACCAAAAGCGTTGAAGCTCAAATCAAGCTTCAAAAGCCGAGAGAGATTCCCAAGCGAGTCGGGTAAACAAGCTTCAAACTTGTTTCCACTGAGATCAAGAACTTTGAGCTGGTTGAGGAGCCCCAAACTGGAAGGAATTTCACCGCTAAGGTTGTTTCTGGATAGAGTAACCTCTTCCAAGTTGAGGAAGGCAGCAATCTGAGACGGGAGCTGGCCGTGAAAAGCGTTTCCGATGAGAATAAGTCTGCGGAGAGAGGTGAGGTTTTGAAGCAGAGAAGCGAGAGGTGAAATGAAAGAAGGGTTGTTGATGAAAACAAGTTCCTGGAGGGAGGAAGGGAAAGAGAaggaaggagagagagaaagaggggCATTGTTGAAGCAGTTGTAGAAGAAGAGTTTGCGGAGGTAGGGGAAGGAGTTGAAGAGATGAAAGTTGAGGGTGGCATTGGAGGAGCAAGGAGGGTTGGGGGTTTCGTCGGAAACGTAGCCGAAGCTGAGTTGGACGATGTGGGGCGTTTGGTTGAGTTGCGTAGGGTAGTCGCAAACGACGCCGTGTGGAGCGGAGAGGCAGAGGTCGTCGGGGAAGAGGGTGCGCCAGGGAATGGTGGGGTTGAGGGAGTGAAGAATCTGGTAGAGTGATTCTTGTTCGGAGGAGTCCAAAGGAGGTTGCTGGtgggagaaagagaagagggtGGTTGTTAAGAGAAGGG
This genomic interval from Vigna radiata var. radiata cultivar VC1973A chromosome 8, Vradiata_ver6, whole genome shotgun sequence contains the following:
- the LOC106770346 gene encoding CRIB domain-containing protein RIC7-like is translated as MSGGKVKGILKGFRYFTQIFESEKEQDIQIGFPTDVKHVAHIGWDGPSVNSPSWMNEFKTSPTVDVHNKGLENGAKRVAEESRRKNLRGSSDLPKASKRQSTGVTDSPSREKTSKPRTRKTSHKNKDEIAHSPRIPEYPDPFQLPPSLPSPDNNNIPKKSRRHKTKDNSGGVPSKLRTKAHSGSDPGSPAQPKSRNTHTTFDETEHDLLL
- the LOC106770347 gene encoding piriformospora indica-insensitive protein 2, translating into MAVLSILLSLLLTTTLFSFSHQQPPLDSSEQESLYQILHSLNPTIPWRTLFPDDLCLSAPHGVVCDYPTQLNQTPHIVQLSFGYVSDETPNPPCSSNATLNFHLFNSFPYLRKLFFYNCFNNAPLSLSPSFSFPSSLQELVFINNPSFISPLASLLQNLTSLRRLILIGNAFHGQLPSQIAAFLNLEEVTLSRNNLSGEIPSSLGLLNQLKVLDLSGNKFEACLPDSLGNLSRLLKLDLSFNAFGCRIPESLRGLQSLEFLDLSFNRFGSFGVPLFLGEVPTLKEVYLNGNPLSGAIPEIWENMGGVERLGLSEMGLVGSIPVSMGVYLKNLSYLGLDNNNLDGPVPFGLLEYGGEINLENNNLSGRVRLSRRVGQKLKLKVGGNRGLCLENIMGCESGDDGGLGQLKACKKTDVPDAVVFSGASFLLCFDSLSFLVGLPTLAAVVLVFKGF